A genome region from Sceloporus undulatus isolate JIND9_A2432 ecotype Alabama chromosome 1, SceUnd_v1.1, whole genome shotgun sequence includes the following:
- the ANKRD9 gene encoding ankyrin repeat domain-containing protein 9 — MPWNVKWLNGYSSHSSQSQKQCKKSSFAFYQAVRDQLPVWFLEDMRRMEAFHWQEGGKVSTYSPSEALLYALVHNHQPYAHYLLSTFPKNALAIPSLHFSCCHSSAPHLAMAVRYNRVHILLEILKTIRDFPLSDRAAYLDRRGCSRVEGGKTSLHMACELARPECLLLLLGHGASPCLRDCVGNTPLDLLLQEIWENPTSNLRTKLLLLDSLLLFMPQGFHFSRKQQLLADQQQWQELLGKHRFQWLAGLAPSSLFVQAMQVLIGTISPDQFPEALENLPLPHFLKPLDLKLKS; from the coding sequence ATGCCCTGGAACGTCAAATGGCTGAATGGCTATAGCAGCCACAGCTCCCAGTCCCAGAAGCAATGCAAGAAGTCTTCCTTCGCCTTCTACCAAGCTGTGAGGGACCAGCTGCCTGTGTGGTTTCTGGAGGACATGAGGCGCATGGAAGCTTTCCACTGGCAAGAAGGGGGCAAGGTCAGCACCTACTCCCCATCGGAGGCCCTTCTCTATGCCCTAGTGCACAACCACCAGCCTTATGCCCATTACCTCCTCAGCACATTTCCTAAGAACGCCTTGGCCATACCCAGCTTGCATTTCAGCTGTTGCCACTCATCGGCCCCTCACTTGGCCATGGCTGTCCGGTACAACCGTGTCCACATCCTTTTAGAGATTCTGAAGACCATCAGAGACTTTCCATTAAGTGACCGAGCCGCCTACTTAGACCGCAGAGGCTGCAGCCGCGTGGAAGGGGGCAAGACCTCTCTCCACATGGCCTGCGAATTGGCAAGGCCCGAATGTTTGCTTTTGCTGCTGGGCCATGGGGCCTCACCCTGTCTACGTGACTGTGTTGGGAACACCCCTTTGGACCTCTTGCTTCAAGAGATCTGGGAAAACCCAACGTCTAATCTACGCACCAAGCTTCTCCTCCTGGACTCTCTGCTCCTTTTTATGCCACAGGGCTTCCATTTTTCAAGGAAGCAGCAATTGCTGGCTGACCAGCAGCAATGGCAAGAACTTCTGGGAAAGCACCGGTTCCAGTGGTTGGCAGGCTTAGCCCCTTCTTCCCTCTTTGTTCAAGCCATGCAAGTGTTAATCGGGACCATTTCGCCAGATCAGTTCCCAGAAGCACTGGAGAACCTGCCTTTGCCACACTTTCTGAAGCCTTTAGACCTCAAATTGAAGAGTTGA